In Pseudophryne corroboree isolate aPseCor3 chromosome 3, aPseCor3.hap2, whole genome shotgun sequence, a genomic segment contains:
- the LOC135055547 gene encoding E3 ubiquitin-protein ligase TRIM39-like isoform X3 — protein MDSAEVSQPNGAHKDEESPSWLALQEDDKMQVTEDLLCLQEAVWELFEDCEKKLRTTRLTADLHRERIRESFYHLHQHLLKEEETRLAKHQSRVEKSIVVLETRVLSLAALSTSITELQVKLINKEQITVASEQLKVLRAQLHDISKFFVPLERNISPFQIQEWRGIRHVVKPMQKSLHFGPGSAHPNLFISKNLKQVRYTSFPKVQKGKNCFEPGLYVLGLPGFQCGQHYWEVDVGHKSNWILGVVKMSVKRKEHQDLCPANGFWVLCKKDTAYYGCGHLAPQPTTLPMRIGVFVDILSGNLAFYNVDTTSLIFEMSKCTFVEKLFAFFGPGVPVREEDLRPMTLLPPIRS, from the coding sequence AGTCCCTCATGGCTTGCCCTGCAAGAAGATGACAAGATGCAAGTGACTGAAGATCTGCTATGTCTGCAGGAAGCAGTGTGGGAGCTATTTGAAGACTGTGAGAAGAAATTACGCACAACGCGCTTAACTGCTGATCTGCACAGAGAGAGAATTAGAGAGTCCTTTTATCACCTTCACCAGCATCTTTTAAAAGAAGAGGAAACACGTCTAGCCAAACATCAGAGTAGAGTAGAAAAGTCCATTGTGGTCTTGGAAACCAGAGTTTTGTCACTGGCAGCCTTGTCTACTTCCattacagaattgcaagtgaaattgaTAAATAAAGAACAAATAACTGTGGCATCAGAGCAATTGAAAGTGCTGAGGGCTCAGTTACATGATATATCCAAATTCTTTGTTCCACTAGAAAGAAACATCTCACCTTTCCAGATACAGGAGTGGCGAGGAATAAGACATGTTGTAAAACCCATGCAAAAGTCATTACATTTTGGCCCAGGCAGTGCTCATCCCAATCTCTTTATATCTAAAAATCTCAAGCAGGTAAGATATACATCTTTTCCCAAGGTTCAAAAAGGCAAAAACTGTTTTGAACCTGGGCTTTACGTACTAGGATTGCCCGGATTTCAATGTGGTCAGCACTACTGGGAGGTGGATGTTGGTCATAAAAGCAATTGGATTCTTGGTGTTGTGAAAATGTCAGTGAAACGAAAAGAACATCAAGATCTATGTCCAGCAAATGGGTTCTGGGTGCTATGTAAAAAAGACACTGCCTACTACGGCTGTGGGCATCTGGCTCCACAGCCTACAACTTTGCCTATGAGAATCGGGGTGTTTGTGGATATTTTAAGCGGTAACCTGGCTTTCTATAATGTAGATACCACAAGCCTTATTTTTGAGATGTCTAAATGTACATTTGTAGAGAAACTCTTTGCGTTCTTTGGTCCAGGGGTCCCTGTAAGGGAGGAAGATCTTCGACCTATGACTCTCTTGCCACCAATCAGATCATAA
- the LOC135055547 gene encoding E3 ubiquitin-protein ligase TRIM39-like isoform X1 produces MVHTRMRRPPKWKHTLASQCQKRKMKSPSWLALQEDDKMQVTEDLLCLQEAVWELFEDCEKKLRTTRLTADLHRERIRESFYHLHQHLLKEEETRLAKHQSRVEKSIVVLETRVLSLAALSTSITELQVKLINKEQITVASEQLKVLRAQLHDISKFFVPLERNISPFQIQEWRGIRHVVKPMQKSLHFGPGSAHPNLFISKNLKQVRYTSFPKVQKGKNCFEPGLYVLGLPGFQCGQHYWEVDVGHKSNWILGVVKMSVKRKEHQDLCPANGFWVLCKKDTAYYGCGHLAPQPTTLPMRIGVFVDILSGNLAFYNVDTTSLIFEMSKCTFVEKLFAFFGPGVPVREEDLRPMTLLPPIRS; encoded by the coding sequence AGTCCCTCATGGCTTGCCCTGCAAGAAGATGACAAGATGCAAGTGACTGAAGATCTGCTATGTCTGCAGGAAGCAGTGTGGGAGCTATTTGAAGACTGTGAGAAGAAATTACGCACAACGCGCTTAACTGCTGATCTGCACAGAGAGAGAATTAGAGAGTCCTTTTATCACCTTCACCAGCATCTTTTAAAAGAAGAGGAAACACGTCTAGCCAAACATCAGAGTAGAGTAGAAAAGTCCATTGTGGTCTTGGAAACCAGAGTTTTGTCACTGGCAGCCTTGTCTACTTCCattacagaattgcaagtgaaattgaTAAATAAAGAACAAATAACTGTGGCATCAGAGCAATTGAAAGTGCTGAGGGCTCAGTTACATGATATATCCAAATTCTTTGTTCCACTAGAAAGAAACATCTCACCTTTCCAGATACAGGAGTGGCGAGGAATAAGACATGTTGTAAAACCCATGCAAAAGTCATTACATTTTGGCCCAGGCAGTGCTCATCCCAATCTCTTTATATCTAAAAATCTCAAGCAGGTAAGATATACATCTTTTCCCAAGGTTCAAAAAGGCAAAAACTGTTTTGAACCTGGGCTTTACGTACTAGGATTGCCCGGATTTCAATGTGGTCAGCACTACTGGGAGGTGGATGTTGGTCATAAAAGCAATTGGATTCTTGGTGTTGTGAAAATGTCAGTGAAACGAAAAGAACATCAAGATCTATGTCCAGCAAATGGGTTCTGGGTGCTATGTAAAAAAGACACTGCCTACTACGGCTGTGGGCATCTGGCTCCACAGCCTACAACTTTGCCTATGAGAATCGGGGTGTTTGTGGATATTTTAAGCGGTAACCTGGCTTTCTATAATGTAGATACCACAAGCCTTATTTTTGAGATGTCTAAATGTACATTTGTAGAGAAACTCTTTGCGTTCTTTGGTCCAGGGGTCCCTGTAAGGGAGGAAGATCTTCGACCTATGACTCTCTTGCCACCAATCAGATCATAA